A window of the Radiobacillus deserti genome harbors these coding sequences:
- a CDS encoding sporulation YhaL family protein: MILGIPWWVYMFIGFIFFSGYMSFRAMRAEKKLEQRYIEQEGKVFMDRIAEKRHVKDEEVEKKKVISG; this comes from the coding sequence ATGATATTAGGAATCCCTTGGTGGGTGTATATGTTTATTGGATTTATTTTCTTTAGTGGATATATGTCTTTTAGAGCCATGAGAGCAGAGAAAAAGCTGGAACAGCGGTATATTGAACAAGAAGGTAAAGTGTTCATGGATCGCATTGCTGAAAAACGACATGTAAAGGACGAAGAGGTTGAGAAGAAAAAAGTAATATCTGGATGA